The Deltaproteobacteria bacterium genome window below encodes:
- a CDS encoding AAA family ATPase yields the protein MRLLNILFSTVLAIPLVQGGEYKCYKVYSRKKVTIIKTKMRVEKNVLATKTNAAWEISRAGIAELNTKLYSMENLLYYLGTGLIAKENILSDGGGGGGKTFAMREFFESQLRAVKGETQDARNRWNVDLVKFIDEMNRIIDEEKRYIKDADKRLFTIQFHQLLSETSLLGGPNPIKFVKEGIYEVDYSRALIAEKNMFAILDEIEKAPPSLQMTLLSILNERQALAGNKVVQTMLESIAGTTNKTLGQMVSQADPHEIGGRMAYLDRFALKFHLVYTGHSATDNYLFVENLEANSSEKRYTIIDLRGIRPLADNVEISKELISSAVDVVTEMDLAYSQHLKELQSAIEDPAKQPSFYPPYSGSNRANSKVIKMWQAAFIMRQLINGVAYESVNLKMSAKDLVDLAPVVLQGGPDTFQSAHSIKLGFLQYKYIGESEEGLPIPKSEKIVVAKSNVDVTTAAFRNKDIYAENSISTGYYDPSTEMFTYKSLNHGQIRKVHFDVKKGKLNIPNEVIADELGVGLDLDNVFFDGNESLARRLADLNSRLSKIHVNAVRGGKDKNETGFVLSGIIEEYLKPNSQAAIIKEAKEQLAEIKKFHERFRSIINPKIKELSTVSMSEVDVSVDIKQDKEFFDRATKLSSELEDALDQKNSDKVLDIAIQSVRLGFEEMTFWFKNSGSTVAGMFKGISSRRNVMLFGPHGSAKTMMSRMILERELEGISEMQIAKANALLAHVLPHGVKGKGSVWIKQFHPMSTEGDIVGRLDLKAMEEGRGYTYNRTGSLAAKDVFFALLDEFEKAPPGVKTALLSLMNEREVLGGEEKEVSNIISMVITTNSTPSEFLISQGDFSTGAPIFDRIQQKAYVFNKMDKADLNSFLSRLYAGIMPRLHSPLMLSQIGLLEKYFRIGDADKMLLHEINVEFLKIVKDRSEAERELHNGQRDLYPTYFMNTHGESRRTLGSTFLKELGITVQMNRVLKGESTQSFKEQYVFDLKDIESFAEMYMTANFAFAVKARYNSDGVLYFVVEKKSTSGIEDRISNREKETLSHMEWEATQMANIINVKLKALMANKERIEIMKQFPKRYRTLFQTEDQRKAWLDKH from the coding sequence GTGCGTCTTTTAAATATATTATTTTCGACGGTTCTTGCAATTCCGCTGGTTCAAGGTGGCGAGTATAAGTGCTATAAAGTCTATTCCAGAAAAAAAGTTACTATTATTAAGACAAAAATGCGCGTTGAAAAAAATGTGTTAGCAACGAAAACAAACGCTGCGTGGGAGATTTCACGTGCGGGAATCGCTGAACTAAACACAAAACTTTATTCTATGGAGAACCTACTTTATTATCTAGGTACTGGTTTGATCGCCAAAGAAAATATTTTGTCTGATGGTGGTGGCGGTGGCGGTAAGACATTCGCCATGCGAGAATTTTTTGAATCACAACTACGAGCTGTGAAAGGAGAAACTCAAGATGCCAGAAATCGTTGGAACGTTGATTTGGTTAAATTCATCGATGAAATGAATAGGATTATTGACGAAGAGAAAAGATACATAAAAGATGCCGACAAACGATTGTTTACGATCCAATTCCATCAGTTATTAAGTGAAACGTCTTTGCTGGGTGGACCCAATCCAATCAAGTTTGTAAAAGAAGGTATTTACGAAGTCGATTACAGTCGCGCCTTGATTGCCGAGAAAAATATGTTTGCGATCCTCGATGAAATCGAAAAAGCCCCACCCAGTTTGCAAATGACATTACTTTCAATCCTGAATGAGCGTCAGGCATTAGCTGGAAACAAAGTTGTTCAAACAATGTTAGAATCCATTGCCGGAACAACTAATAAAACATTAGGTCAAATGGTTTCACAAGCGGATCCTCATGAAATCGGTGGACGAATGGCCTACCTAGATCGCTTTGCGCTAAAGTTCCATTTGGTATACACGGGACATAGTGCAACTGATAATTATCTATTCGTCGAAAACTTAGAAGCCAATAGCAGCGAAAAACGATACACGATTATCGATTTGCGCGGCATTCGCCCGCTGGCCGACAATGTTGAAATTTCGAAAGAATTAATTTCTTCAGCGGTCGATGTTGTGACCGAAATGGATCTTGCGTACAGTCAGCATTTAAAAGAGTTGCAGTCGGCGATAGAAGATCCAGCCAAACAACCTTCTTTTTATCCTCCCTACTCGGGATCGAATCGTGCCAATTCTAAAGTTATTAAGATGTGGCAAGCCGCATTTATTATGCGCCAGTTAATTAACGGTGTTGCTTATGAATCGGTAAATTTAAAAATGTCAGCTAAAGATTTAGTAGATTTAGCTCCGGTTGTTTTACAAGGCGGACCCGATACTTTTCAGTCGGCCCATAGTATTAAGTTAGGATTTTTACAATATAAATATATTGGAGAATCTGAAGAGGGCTTACCGATACCAAAAAGTGAAAAGATCGTTGTAGCCAAATCTAACGTTGATGTAACTACGGCGGCCTTCAGGAATAAAGACATCTATGCAGAGAATTCAATTTCGACGGGTTACTATGACCCTTCGACAGAAATGTTTACTTATAAATCATTAAATCACGGGCAGATTCGAAAGGTTCATTTCGATGTCAAAAAAGGAAAACTAAATATACCAAATGAAGTCATCGCAGATGAGCTGGGTGTAGGGCTAGATCTAGATAATGTTTTTTTTGACGGAAATGAATCCCTTGCAAGACGATTAGCTGATCTAAATAGTCGACTTTCAAAGATTCATGTGAACGCGGTTCGCGGGGGCAAAGATAAGAATGAAACTGGATTTGTTCTTTCAGGAATCATCGAGGAATACTTAAAGCCAAATAGTCAGGCCGCGATTATAAAAGAAGCCAAAGAACAATTGGCAGAAATTAAAAAGTTCCATGAACGATTTCGCTCGATTATTAATCCTAAAATTAAAGAGCTAAGTACGGTTTCAATGTCTGAAGTTGATGTTTCTGTAGATATTAAGCAGGATAAAGAATTCTTTGATAGAGCCACCAAGTTATCGAGCGAATTAGAAGATGCTTTAGATCAGAAAAATTCAGATAAGGTTTTGGATATTGCGATTCAATCAGTTCGATTGGGTTTTGAAGAGATGACATTCTGGTTTAAAAACTCGGGCAGCACTGTCGCAGGGATGTTCAAAGGGATTTCCTCACGAAGAAACGTTATGCTTTTTGGTCCTCATGGATCAGCAAAAACAATGATGTCGCGAATGATATTAGAACGCGAACTCGAAGGCATTTCCGAGATGCAGATTGCAAAAGCCAATGCACTACTGGCTCATGTGTTACCTCATGGAGTTAAAGGCAAGGGTTCGGTATGGATTAAACAATTCCATCCCATGTCGACCGAAGGTGATATCGTAGGTCGTCTTGATTTGAAGGCCATGGAAGAAGGCCGTGGATATACATATAATCGAACGGGCAGCTTGGCCGCGAAAGACGTTTTTTTTGCCTTATTGGATGAATTTGAAAAAGCCCCCCCAGGAGTAAAAACGGCATTGTTGTCCTTGATGAATGAGCGCGAAGTTTTAGGTGGAGAGGAAAAAGAGGTATCAAATATTATTTCGATGGTGATCACGACGAATTCGACCCCGAGCGAATTCTTGATTAGCCAGGGTGATTTTTCGACGGGAGCACCGATCTTTGACCGTATTCAACAGAAAGCGTATGTTTTCAACAAAATGGACAAAGCGGATTTGAATTCATTTCTATCCCGATTGTATGCGGGTATCATGCCTCGCTTACACAGTCCTTTGATGTTGTCGCAGATTGGACTGTTGGAGAAATATTTCCGCATCGGTGATGCCGATAAAATGCTTCTTCATGAAATCAATGTCGAGTTTTTGAAGATCGTAAAAGATCGTTCAGAGGCAGAACGTGAACTCCATAACGGCCAGCGCGACCTGTACCCCACTTATTTTATGAATACGCATGGGGAAAGTCGTCGTACCTTAGGATCCACATTTTTGAAAGAATTGGGAATTACGGTGCAAATGAATCGAGTACTCAAGGGCGAGTCGACTCAAAGTTTTAAAGAACAATACGTGTTTGATCTTAAAGACATCGAATCATTTGCAGAAATGTATATGACAGCAAACTTCGCATTCGCAGTTAAAGCGCGCTACAATTCAGACGGTGTCCTTTATTTCGTGGTCGAGAAAAAAAGCACTTCTGGGATCGAAGATCGCATCAGCAACCGCGAAAAAGAAACTCTCTCTCACATGGAATGGGAAGCTACTCAAATGGCAAATATCATCAATGTCAAACTCAAAGCCTTGATGGCCAACAAAGAACGCATAGAAATCATGAAACAATTCCCAAAACGCTACCGAACCCTATTCCAAACCGAAGACCAAAGAAAAGCCTGGCTGGACAAACACTAG
- the nadA gene encoding quinolinate synthase NadA, whose protein sequence is MIYDKVHTLTSEILELKKIKKATILAHYYEDGDIQDIADFVGDSYFLAQKGQELNSEVILLAGVVFMAESVKILNPDKRVLVPDLEAGCSLVSSSPYEKYLAWKQQHPKALVVTYINSSAEVKSISDVIITSSNAEKIISSIPKDRQILFGPDQHLGRYLMKKLNRRFELWPGSCEVHVLFNAKRLNEMIFNHPDAVVIAHPECEENVLQFASVIGSTSRLLEEVQKNPAKKFIVATETGIFHQMKKLRTDVELIQAPVEDASCACNDCPYMKLNSLEKIKAALETLKPEIILEPSLQKKARLALQRMMDVASGKSIIWPNSN, encoded by the coding sequence ATGATCTACGATAAGGTTCACACGCTCACTTCTGAAATTCTTGAATTAAAAAAAATAAAAAAGGCTACCATCTTGGCCCACTACTATGAAGATGGTGATATTCAAGATATTGCTGACTTTGTTGGTGATAGTTACTTTCTAGCTCAAAAAGGCCAGGAGCTTAATTCTGAAGTGATTTTACTCGCTGGCGTCGTCTTTATGGCAGAAAGTGTGAAGATCCTAAATCCCGACAAAAGAGTTTTAGTTCCTGATTTAGAAGCAGGATGCTCTTTAGTAAGCTCTTCGCCTTATGAAAAATATTTGGCGTGGAAACAGCAACACCCTAAAGCCCTTGTCGTCACTTATATTAATTCTTCTGCAGAAGTAAAATCTATTTCCGATGTTATCATTACTTCTTCAAATGCTGAGAAAATAATTTCTTCCATTCCCAAGGATCGCCAAATTTTATTTGGTCCAGATCAACATCTTGGACGTTACTTAATGAAAAAATTAAATCGTCGTTTTGAATTATGGCCAGGTTCCTGTGAAGTTCATGTTTTGTTTAATGCTAAACGCTTAAACGAAATGATCTTTAATCATCCTGATGCCGTAGTGATTGCTCATCCCGAGTGCGAAGAGAATGTTCTTCAATTTGCCTCTGTCATTGGCTCCACTTCGAGGTTGCTTGAAGAGGTTCAAAAAAACCCAGCAAAAAAATTTATTGTCGCCACCGAAACGGGTATCTTTCATCAAATGAAAAAACTCCGAACCGATGTCGAACTCATTCAAGCGCCAGTCGAAGATGCTTCCTGTGCCTGCAATGATTGCCCTTACATGAAACTAAATAGCCTCGAAAAAATCAAAGCCGCATTGGAGACTTTGAAGCCAGAAATCATATTAGAACCGAGCCTGCAAAAAAAAGCACGCCTTGCCCTCCAAAGAATGATGGATGTGGCTTCGGGAAAATCAATAATCTGGCCCAATAGCAACTGA
- a CDS encoding gliding-motility protein MglA, producing MSFINYNAKEIHCKVVYYGPSLGGKTTNLQWVYRQTSEDEKSKLITLSTDIERTLFFDFLPLNIGEIRGFKTRFHLYTVPGQVVYDASRKLILKGLDGVVFVADSQIERMEENLESLKNLQTNLEQQGYNIREIPLIMQYNKRDLPNAASLPELRATLNPFNAPEFEATANEGRGVFESLKSASKSIINVLKGGSSL from the coding sequence ATGTCTTTTATAAATTACAACGCTAAAGAAATTCATTGTAAAGTCGTCTACTATGGACCTTCTTTGGGTGGAAAAACTACGAATTTACAATGGGTCTATCGGCAAACAAGTGAGGATGAAAAATCCAAACTCATCACCTTGAGTACAGATATTGAAAGAACTTTGTTTTTTGATTTTCTGCCCTTGAACATTGGCGAAATTCGTGGATTTAAAACCAGATTTCATTTGTACACTGTTCCAGGACAAGTGGTATATGATGCCTCTCGAAAATTAATTCTGAAAGGCTTAGATGGTGTTGTTTTTGTGGCTGACTCACAGATCGAACGCATGGAAGAGAACTTAGAATCTCTTAAAAATTTGCAAACTAATCTAGAACAACAAGGCTATAATATCAGAGAAATTCCTTTAATTATGCAATATAACAAAAGGGACCTTCCAAATGCCGCCTCTTTGCCAGAGCTTAGGGCCACGCTCAATCCATTTAATGCTCCTGAATTTGAAGCCACGGCCAATGAGGGCCGGGGAGTCTTTGAATCTCTAAAAAGTGCTTCTAAGTCGATCATAAATGTATTAAAAGGGGGCTCCTCCTTATAA
- the recR gene encoding recombination protein RecR: protein MLRIPALEKLVHELTKLPGIGPKTAQRLAYYILKSKADYSESLSEALRRVSAEVHDCPECFNFTDSTICKFCSDVHRQNDVFCLVEDPSDVMRIESSGGFRGRYHVLHGALSPLDGITPDHLKIKELVQRLNKAELNGTPIKEIILALDADLEGDTTVLYITKLLQNRGIRLSRIAHGVPIGGDIDFVDDRTMNRALENRVEL from the coding sequence ATGTTACGCATACCCGCTTTAGAAAAACTAGTTCATGAGCTCACTAAGCTCCCAGGTATTGGGCCGAAAACGGCCCAGCGTTTGGCCTACTATATTTTAAAGTCTAAAGCAGATTACTCAGAATCCCTTTCTGAAGCTTTAAGGCGAGTCAGTGCAGAGGTCCATGACTGCCCTGAATGCTTTAATTTCACTGATTCAACTATTTGTAAATTTTGTTCGGATGTTCACCGGCAAAATGATGTGTTTTGCTTGGTTGAAGATCCCTCTGACGTCATGAGAATTGAGTCCTCCGGGGGCTTTCGTGGTCGCTATCATGTATTACATGGAGCCCTTTCCCCTTTGGATGGAATCACTCCAGACCATTTAAAAATTAAAGAATTAGTTCAAAGGCTCAACAAAGCAGAGCTCAACGGCACTCCAATCAAAGAAATTATCCTGGCATTGGATGCCGATCTTGAGGGTGACACTACTGTGCTATACATTACAAAATTACTGCAGAATCGTGGAATTCGCTTGAGTCGAATCGCCCATGGTGTTCCAATCGGGGGAGACATCGATTTCGTAGATGATAGAACTATGAATCGAGCCTTAGAAAACCGTGTGGAGCTGTAA
- a CDS encoding YbaB/EbfC family nucleoid-associated protein, giving the protein MKGMAGGMAQLMKQANQMQLKMKKTQEEIGKQEFSGTSGGGAVTIKINGDHKMLAVTINPDVFKAGDAEMLQDMIVSATNDALKMAKDTMAKEMEKITGGMGIPGLF; this is encoded by the coding sequence ATGAAAGGTATGGCTGGAGGAATGGCTCAGTTAATGAAACAGGCCAATCAAATGCAATTAAAAATGAAGAAAACCCAAGAAGAAATTGGTAAACAAGAGTTCTCAGGAACCTCTGGTGGTGGCGCCGTGACCATCAAAATCAATGGGGATCACAAAATGTTGGCTGTGACTATTAATCCCGATGTTTTTAAGGCCGGGGATGCAGAAATGTTACAAGACATGATTGTCTCAGCAACCAATGATGCCCTCAAGATGGCCAAAGACACAATGGCCAAGGAAATGGAAAAGATTACCGGTGGTATGGGAATTCCAGGTTTGTTCTAA
- the dnaX gene encoding DNA polymerase III subunit gamma/tau has product MSYQVIARKWRPQSFQEVVGQSHITQTLINALKNGRIPHAILFTGPRGTGKTTSARILAKALRCPQAQDFIPCNHCSSCLEIADSSSVDVIEIDGASNNGVDSIRDLRETVGYMPSSGSYKVYIIDEVHMLSTSAFNALLKTLEEPPPHIVFIMATTEVHKIPQTILSRCQRFDFRRISIKQIAEHLKFICSQDKITTDDDALWLIAKQADGSMRDSQSLLDQVITFANGPLSKKLVQEILGLTDRELLFKTLELILDRAAKEMVILFRSLKLAGLEPDLFFQELIELTRHLLVIKVSGAEATTIIEIPESEFERLAFLTQKCSQEDIHLLFDMLLKASQDLNYTQDPMLIVEMLLLRLSSGPRIQDLQVLLSHLNSPQVPPSKTPSHSHSSQHFQTQVKNTTTEPPPSFPSLTTSAPKIEPLKIEPPKPVLRKVTGETPAEKWTHFIELLRIEDALFSAKLENVIFNSEVGKKLSLSIPKSLVFLKDQLNDNATKKKLQGYIDSYWGNGYAFEVVLQSSPQGETAQAIMTKKSLLAEEEIKQKIMNDPKVMAAQKAFNGSIKSVTDLKPEKN; this is encoded by the coding sequence ATGAGTTATCAAGTTATAGCCAGAAAATGGCGACCTCAATCTTTCCAAGAAGTTGTTGGCCAAAGTCATATCACTCAGACCCTGATCAATGCTTTAAAAAATGGTCGCATTCCCCACGCCATCCTGTTCACTGGTCCTCGAGGTACAGGCAAAACCACCTCGGCTCGGATTTTAGCAAAAGCTCTTCGCTGCCCCCAGGCTCAGGATTTTATTCCCTGCAATCACTGTTCAAGTTGTCTTGAAATCGCCGACTCTAGCAGTGTTGATGTTATCGAAATTGACGGGGCTTCAAATAATGGCGTTGATTCTATCAGAGACCTGCGCGAGACCGTGGGCTACATGCCGTCCTCTGGTTCCTACAAAGTTTATATCATTGATGAAGTTCATATGCTTTCAACTTCGGCTTTCAATGCGCTCTTAAAAACCTTGGAAGAGCCTCCCCCTCATATTGTTTTTATCATGGCAACAACGGAAGTTCACAAAATTCCCCAAACAATTCTTTCCCGTTGTCAGCGTTTTGATTTTCGCCGTATTTCCATCAAACAAATTGCCGAACATCTTAAGTTTATTTGTTCCCAAGATAAAATAACGACTGATGACGATGCTTTATGGCTAATCGCCAAACAAGCTGATGGTTCGATGCGAGACAGCCAAAGTCTATTAGATCAGGTGATTACCTTTGCCAATGGCCCCCTTAGCAAAAAACTAGTCCAAGAAATCTTAGGTCTCACTGATCGCGAGCTTTTATTTAAAACTCTAGAGTTAATTCTTGATCGCGCAGCTAAAGAAATGGTGATTCTTTTTCGTTCTTTGAAGTTGGCTGGTCTAGAGCCTGATTTATTTTTTCAAGAGTTGATTGAGCTCACCCGCCATCTGTTGGTAATCAAAGTCTCTGGAGCTGAAGCGACGACTATCATTGAAATTCCAGAAAGTGAGTTCGAACGCTTGGCTTTTTTAACACAAAAATGCAGCCAAGAAGATATTCATTTATTATTCGATATGCTTTTAAAAGCCAGCCAGGATTTAAACTACACTCAAGATCCTATGTTGATTGTCGAGATGTTGCTGTTGCGCTTGTCTTCAGGGCCAAGGATTCAAGACTTGCAGGTTTTGCTTTCCCATTTAAATTCACCGCAAGTCCCTCCTTCAAAGACACCTAGCCATTCCCACTCTTCTCAACATTTTCAGACACAAGTTAAAAATACCACCACGGAACCCCCTCCATCCTTTCCATCCTTGACTACTTCAGCTCCAAAAATAGAGCCTCTAAAAATAGAGCCTCCAAAACCTGTCCTCAGAAAAGTTACAGGAGAAACTCCGGCGGAAAAATGGACCCATTTTATTGAGCTCTTGCGCATTGAAGACGCTCTTTTTTCCGCTAAGTTAGAAAATGTTATTTTCAACTCTGAAGTCGGCAAAAAATTATCATTGAGCATTCCTAAAAGTTTAGTTTTTTTGAAAGATCAGCTAAACGACAATGCTACGAAAAAAAAATTACAAGGATATATTGATTCCTACTGGGGCAATGGATATGCTTTTGAAGTGGTCTTGCAGTCCTCCCCTCAAGGAGAAACAGCCCAGGCAATCATGACTAAGAAATCATTACTCGCCGAGGAAGAGATCAAACAAAAAATTATGAATGACCCAAAGGTGATGGCTGCGCAAAAAGCTTTCAATGGGTCCATCAAATCAGTGACGGATCTAAAACCAGAGAAAAATTAG
- the msrA gene encoding peptide-methionine (S)-S-oxide reductase MsrA: MHSEVAILAGGCFWGVEELFRNLKGVLSTEVGYTGGTIPNPTYDIVKKGTSGHAESIKIEFDPTLLTYEDLLKFFFKIHDPTTKNQQGNDVGSQYRSAIFFQNEEQQKTALKIKELVEFSGAWKKPVVTEIIKASTFYSAETYHQAYLKKNPGGYTCHYIRDIKF, encoded by the coding sequence ATGCATTCTGAAGTTGCTATACTGGCTGGAGGCTGTTTTTGGGGAGTCGAAGAGCTCTTCAGAAATCTTAAGGGTGTTCTCTCTACTGAAGTTGGTTATACCGGTGGCACTATTCCTAATCCTACTTATGACATTGTAAAAAAGGGGACTTCAGGTCATGCCGAATCTATTAAGATTGAATTTGACCCAACTTTGCTAACCTATGAGGATCTTTTAAAATTCTTTTTTAAGATTCATGATCCGACAACTAAAAATCAACAGGGTAATGATGTGGGTTCTCAATATCGATCAGCCATTTTCTTTCAAAATGAAGAGCAGCAAAAAACAGCTTTAAAAATCAAAGAACTAGTTGAGTTTTCTGGTGCTTGGAAAAAACCTGTTGTTACTGAAATTATCAAAGCAAGCACTTTTTATTCCGCCGAAACCTATCATCAGGCCTATTTGAAAAAAAATCCTGGTGGGTACACTTGCCATTACATAAGAGACATCAAATTTTAA
- a CDS encoding glycine cleavage system protein H, whose translation MSDNIRNFMGYMWTQEEDGIITIGINEDGLEDFEEITSIELPPENEKVEADVALGTIETDDGPLDIYSPVNGTVLEVNGQVLEDPSIIQEDPYEEGWLIRIEASEESEDEDDEDLDEDDDEEEEDSEEE comes from the coding sequence ATGAGTGACAATATTAGAAATTTTATGGGCTATATGTGGACACAAGAAGAAGATGGTATCATTACTATCGGTATCAATGAAGATGGTCTTGAAGATTTCGAAGAAATCACTTCCATTGAACTTCCTCCGGAAAATGAAAAAGTGGAAGCCGATGTCGCCTTGGGCACGATTGAAACCGATGATGGCCCCCTAGACATTTACTCGCCTGTAAATGGCACAGTGTTAGAAGTAAATGGGCAAGTTTTAGAAGACCCGTCGATCATCCAAGAAGATCCCTACGAAGAGGGTTGGCTTATCCGTATCGAAGCTTCAGAGGAATCTGAAGATGAAGATGACGAAGACCTCGATGAGGATGACGACGAGGAAGAGGAAGATTCCGAAGAAGAATAA
- a CDS encoding tRNA (cytidine(34)-2'-O)-methyltransferase, with protein sequence MFNVVLVEPEIPNNTGNVGRTCVALSSHLHLVEPFGFELNDKQLKRAGLDYWVNLNWTTYQGISRFKEIHTNKRKIYFSAHGKKTYFEHQFKEGDFLIFGKESKGLDPEILIQNQENTYCIPTPGQVRSLNLATAVAIVMYEGYRQLTQNKK encoded by the coding sequence ATGTTTAATGTTGTTTTAGTTGAGCCAGAAATTCCAAATAATACAGGAAATGTGGGGCGTACCTGTGTTGCTTTGTCGAGTCATTTACATCTTGTTGAGCCTTTTGGTTTTGAGTTGAATGACAAGCAGTTAAAAAGGGCTGGTTTGGACTATTGGGTTAACTTAAACTGGACCACCTACCAGGGGATCTCTCGATTTAAGGAAATTCACACAAATAAACGAAAAATTTATTTTTCAGCTCATGGTAAAAAAACCTATTTTGAGCACCAATTCAAAGAGGGAGATTTTTTAATTTTTGGGAAAGAGAGTAAAGGCTTAGATCCAGAAATTTTAATTCAAAATCAGGAGAATACGTATTGTATTCCGACCCCAGGTCAGGTGCGAAGTTTAAATTTAGCAACGGCAGTAGCTATTGTTATGTATGAAGGTTACCGGCAGTTAACTCAAAATAAAAAATAA